From the genome of Spirosomataceae bacterium TFI 002, one region includes:
- a CDS encoding 2OG-Fe(II) oxygenase superfamily protein, translating to MHFCFAASKNVFPSHWIFTFLIPFNYLWQNFALVIYSRMKLYFDHTHLQNLAKDHQKEFQSNKPFPYVVIDNFMDPEALDKVLEEFPKPGQKIWHDYKNDFEKKQELNGEGKVGEFTQHLLYQFNSAPFLMFLESLTGIEHLIPDPYFFGGGLHQLNGKGKLGMHADYSKHVKWPLDRRINAILYLNKDWKEEYNGHLELWDTEMTKCEKRVAPLFNRLVVFAVTDFNMHGVPDEIKCPEGMSRKSMAFFYFTNGRPSSEIDPNKKLHVKFTDRPNEEKASKIDPANIIGYEQNPIKRFVKGITPPYLFEFIKKVSGK from the coding sequence TTGCATTTCTGTTTTGCAGCGTCTAAAAATGTGTTTCCTAGCCATTGGATATTTACTTTCTTAATACCTTTTAATTACCTTTGGCAAAATTTCGCACTCGTAATTTATTCCCGCATGAAGCTGTATTTCGATCATACTCATCTACAAAATCTAGCTAAAGACCATCAGAAAGAATTTCAAAGCAACAAGCCATTCCCGTATGTTGTTATTGACAACTTTATGGATCCTGAGGCCTTAGACAAGGTATTAGAAGAATTTCCTAAGCCTGGCCAAAAAATTTGGCATGATTACAAGAATGATTTTGAGAAAAAACAAGAACTCAACGGGGAAGGAAAAGTAGGAGAGTTTACGCAACATTTACTTTATCAATTCAACTCTGCTCCTTTTTTAATGTTTTTGGAGTCTCTCACTGGAATAGAGCACTTAATACCAGATCCATATTTCTTTGGAGGAGGTTTGCATCAACTCAATGGGAAAGGAAAACTTGGCATGCATGCAGATTATAGCAAGCACGTAAAATGGCCCCTAGATCGTAGAATTAATGCGATTTTGTACCTCAACAAGGACTGGAAAGAGGAGTACAATGGGCACCTTGAGCTATGGGATACCGAAATGACAAAGTGTGAAAAACGTGTGGCACCACTTTTCAATCGTTTGGTAGTTTTTGCAGTTACTGACTTCAATATGCACGGAGTTCCTGACGAAATAAAATGTCCAGAAGGAATGAGCCGCAAGTCAATGGCATTTTTCTATTTTACAAATGGAAGACCATCAAGCGAGATTGATCCAAATAAAAAACTACACGTTAAATTTACTGACAGACCGAACGAGGAAAAAGCTAGTAAAATAGACCCCGCAAATATTATTGGTTACGAACAAAACCCTATTAAAAGGTTTGTAAAAGGAATTACACCTCCCTACCTTTTTGAATTCATCAAAAAAGTGTCAGGTAAATAA
- a CDS encoding Glycosyltransferase WbsX gives MNSAIKKLRALAVILPQFHPIPENDKWWGKGFTEWTNVTKAEPRFRGHYQPHLPADLGFYDLRMEQARAAQAELAQEYDIHGFCIHHYWFNGKRLIETPVNEMLRLGKPDFPFMLCWANENWSRRWDGMDQDVLMKQDYSPEDHREHAKYLCENVFKDKRYITVDGKPFFLFFNTHIIPDLKESIEIWRDEVKKHGFDDIYLGGVRPSENAIKNPEELGFDVVIEWQPDWANLKTQPNFWSRVKNKLGVGQSYRFDHYDKVVKRMLAKKTPDTKHYNCIMPDWDNCARKKQNAFLIKGSTPKLYENWLSEICKRFTPPSKEENFVFINAFNEWAEGNHLEPDQKWGRQYLEATKRVLEKYK, from the coding sequence ATGAACTCCGCAATTAAAAAACTTCGAGCACTAGCTGTCATACTTCCTCAATTTCATCCAATTCCCGAAAACGACAAATGGTGGGGAAAAGGTTTTACAGAATGGACGAATGTAACAAAAGCTGAACCTCGTTTTAGAGGACATTATCAGCCACATCTTCCGGCAGACCTTGGCTTTTATGACCTCCGCATGGAACAGGCTAGAGCCGCACAAGCTGAATTAGCACAAGAGTACGATATTCACGGTTTCTGTATACACCACTATTGGTTCAATGGCAAACGCCTGATAGAAACACCTGTGAATGAAATGCTCAGACTTGGCAAACCAGACTTCCCATTTATGCTCTGCTGGGCAAATGAAAACTGGAGTCGTCGCTGGGATGGCATGGACCAAGATGTGCTCATGAAGCAAGATTACAGTCCAGAAGATCACAGGGAACATGCAAAGTATTTATGCGAAAATGTCTTCAAAGACAAGCGATATATTACAGTAGACGGTAAACCATTTTTCCTGTTTTTTAATACACACATCATTCCTGACCTCAAAGAGAGTATTGAAATATGGCGTGATGAAGTAAAAAAACATGGCTTTGATGACATTTACCTTGGAGGTGTTCGTCCATCAGAAAATGCGATAAAAAACCCGGAAGAACTTGGTTTTGATGTCGTAATAGAATGGCAGCCAGATTGGGCCAACCTAAAGACACAGCCTAATTTTTGGTCTCGAGTAAAAAACAAACTAGGAGTAGGTCAGTCTTATCGATTCGATCATTACGATAAAGTGGTAAAACGAATGCTAGCCAAGAAAACTCCTGATACAAAACACTATAATTGCATCATGCCTGATTGGGACAACTGTGCTCGTAAGAAGCAAAATGCATTTTTGATTAAAGGCTCTACTCCAAAGCTATACGAAAACTGGCTTTCGGAAATATGTAAAAGGTTTACTCCTCCTTCCAAAGAAGAGAACTTTGTATTTATCAATGCCTTTAATGAGTGGGCGGAGGGAAATCACCTAGAGCCGGACCAAAAGTGGGGAAGACAGTATTTAGAGGCTACCAAGAGGGTGCTTGAAAAGTATAAATAA